The following proteins come from a genomic window of Acidobacteriota bacterium:
- a CDS encoding RNA polymerase sigma factor produces MPDEISPDELAAIVKRAQQGSAADFHALYELFVKRIYNFILRLIGSKEDAEDLTQETFLKVHRELKKLRDPKQFRYWLYRIARNEVYQKLRRTKKVSEISLEGEEGPLDWLLADEGMDLHPERAVLSQELNEIILCALRSLTPKYRDVFVLAVFQKMKYEEISRIVGRSLLSVKTDIYRARLVVKDHVKTYMGRKQ; encoded by the coding sequence ATGCCAGACGAAATCAGCCCGGATGAGTTGGCGGCAATCGTCAAGAGGGCCCAGCAGGGTTCGGCTGCCGACTTTCATGCGCTCTACGAGCTGTTCGTCAAGCGCATTTACAATTTTATCTTACGGCTGATCGGCTCCAAGGAAGATGCCGAAGACCTCACACAGGAAACCTTCCTCAAGGTTCACCGGGAACTCAAAAAGCTCCGGGATCCGAAGCAGTTTCGCTACTGGCTGTATCGAATCGCCCGGAACGAGGTCTACCAGAAGCTCCGCCGCACCAAGAAGGTCAGTGAAATCTCCCTGGAGGGAGAGGAAGGTCCCCTGGACTGGCTCCTGGCCGACGAGGGCATGGATCTGCATCCGGAGCGGGCGGTTCTCTCTCAAGAGCTCAATGAGATCATTCTTTGCGCCTTGCGGTCGCTCACGCCCAAGTATCGTGACGTGTTCGTGCTGGCTGTTTTCCAGAAGATGAAGTACGAAGAGATTTCAAGAATCGTGGGCCGCTCGCTGCTTTCGGTGAAGACCGACATCTACCGCGCCAGGTTGGTGGTGAAGGACCACGTGAAGACCTACATGGGGAGGAAGCAATGA
- a CDS encoding transposase, whose product MTWRLGDSLPQIKLAQWREEREFWLKRNPRPWDSETAKRYRKRFSGRIDNCLDQGSGSCILRDPALSRIVADALRFFDGQRYELAAFVVMPNHVHVLFRPLGSHRLGNILRSWKLFTARQINRTTGRSGKLWEKDYWDRLIRDEMHFMKCLEYIRENPEKAELRDGEFLLFEKVQESRLADRRPMRATRGGRKTAPAIGICGTRPRSGSG is encoded by the coding sequence GTGACTTGGCGGCTGGGAGATTCGCTTCCCCAAATCAAACTGGCTCAGTGGCGGGAGGAGCGCGAATTCTGGTTGAAACGAAATCCTCGACCTTGGGACTCTGAGACGGCGAAACGCTACCGCAAACGTTTCTCCGGACGGATTGACAACTGTTTGGATCAAGGCAGCGGGTCCTGCATCCTCAGGGATCCCGCATTGTCCAGGATCGTCGCTGACGCACTGCGATTTTTTGACGGCCAACGATACGAACTGGCCGCGTTCGTCGTAATGCCCAACCACGTTCATGTGCTGTTCAGACCTCTTGGATCTCATCGGCTCGGAAACATTTTAAGGTCCTGGAAGCTGTTTACGGCTCGTCAGATCAATCGGACGACCGGAAGGTCGGGCAAGCTCTGGGAAAAGGATTATTGGGACCGATTGATCAGGGACGAGATGCATTTCATGAAGTGTCTGGAATACATCCGCGAGAACCCGGAGAAAGCGGAGTTGAGAGATGGGGAGTTTCTCCTTTTCGAGAAGGTGCAGGAGAGCCGGCTTGCCGATCGACGGCCTATGCGTGCGACACGCGGCGGTCGGAAAACCGCCCCTGCTATCGGTATTTGCGGAACTCGTCCTCGATCCGGGAGCGGGTGA
- a CDS encoding ribbon-helix-helix protein, CopG family, with protein sequence MQSTDITETKTQITARLPNTVVSALDAAARRLRRSRAEVVRRAVERYLEDFDDLSAAVDRLRDPSDPVLDWDQVRRDLLDTD encoded by the coding sequence ATGCAATCAACTGACATCACAGAAACCAAGACCCAGATTACCGCGCGCCTGCCGAATACGGTGGTCAGCGCGCTGGATGCAGCCGCCCGCCGTCTCAGGCGCAGCCGGGCGGAGGTCGTCCGCCGGGCGGTCGAGCGTTACCTCGAGGATTTCGACGATCTCTCCGCAGCCGTCGACCGGCTGCGGGACCCGAGCGATCCGGTGCTGGATTGGGATCAGGTCAGGCGTGATCTTCTCGATACGGATTAA
- a CDS encoding zf-HC2 domain-containing protein — MNRSCRGFLLSISALADDSLDAGSAPSVRAHLAECAECARIYEEQRELSDWLRAGSPDAEPAPEIWSRIESRLPVPRDSLWEQLGSGLAALVRFPEVRYAAASLVVLAILSGGFMGRIQEAPPAPRVYAKAENPFLVALKRETFPSSLAQRAEKGENPFDMIRGER; from the coding sequence ATGAATCGCTCCTGCCGAGGTTTTCTGCTTTCGATTTCGGCGCTGGCCGACGACAGCCTGGACGCGGGGTCGGCGCCGTCGGTGCGGGCCCACCTCGCCGAGTGCGCCGAGTGCGCCCGGATCTACGAGGAGCAGCGCGAGTTGTCGGACTGGCTCAGGGCCGGGTCGCCGGACGCGGAGCCGGCTCCGGAGATCTGGAGCCGGATCGAGTCGAGGTTGCCGGTTCCCCGGGACTCCCTCTGGGAGCAGTTGGGATCGGGACTGGCGGCGCTGGTCCGGTTTCCCGAGGTCCGGTACGCGGCGGCCAGCCTGGTGGTGCTGGCGATTCTCTCCGGCGGGTTCATGGGACGGATCCAGGAGGCGCCGCCGGCGCCTCGAGTCTACGCCAAGGCGGAGAACCCGTTCCTGGTGGCATTGAAACGGGAGACCTTCCCTTCTTCCCTCGCCCAACGAGCGGAAAAGGGGGAGAATCCCTTTGATATGATCAGAGGTGAGAGATGA
- a CDS encoding type II toxin-antitoxin system RelE/ParE family toxin yields the protein MIFSIRIKASAAKELNRVVKPDQRRIVAAIDRLAENPFLGNALKGDMRGLRRLRVGDHRVIYEVRESILVVLVVRVAHRRDVYRRRPD from the coding sequence GTGATCTTCTCGATACGGATTAAGGCCAGCGCGGCCAAAGAGTTGAATCGGGTCGTCAAGCCGGACCAAAGACGGATTGTTGCGGCCATCGACCGCTTGGCGGAGAATCCTTTCCTCGGCAATGCGCTGAAAGGAGATATGCGGGGCCTCCGCCGGCTTCGCGTCGGGGATCACCGTGTCATTTACGAAGTGCGCGAATCGATCCTCGTCGTGCTGGTTGTCCGCGTCGCCCACCGCCGGGATGTCTACCGGCGAAGACCGGATTGA
- a CDS encoding glycosyltransferase family 2 protein, whose product MRGPAVSVVIPCYGHAELLPRLLEALEAQETSLDFEVLVVESGGDEAARRLEGRFPGLRVLSQEGRLFPGAARNRGAAEARGAVLAFVDADAVPEAGWLETLHARLLCSEQIAMVSGWVGLPPGTGAAGQVLHWIEFSSFLPGLASGDRDALSSCNLLVRKADLAACGGFDEEMGMAEDLMLCRKIGRRGRGRLCFDGSTGVWHPNDVAWDRARVHLGRLGYWSGRFRTLERVPGSWLRHCPALSLALPLWRLPRIMGRLFLINNMVWTGALARLPGLAAGLAVWAGGFYRGLREGGRRPSHRFSC is encoded by the coding sequence ATGAGAGGTCCGGCGGTCAGTGTGGTCATTCCTTGCTACGGGCATGCCGAGTTGCTGCCCCGCCTGTTGGAGGCCTTGGAAGCTCAGGAGACGTCACTGGATTTCGAGGTCCTGGTGGTGGAGTCGGGGGGAGACGAGGCGGCGAGGCGGCTCGAGGGGCGATTTCCCGGGTTGCGGGTGCTGTCCCAGGAGGGGCGGCTGTTTCCGGGGGCGGCGCGGAACCGGGGGGCGGCGGAGGCGCGCGGCGCCGTGCTGGCTTTTGTCGACGCCGATGCGGTCCCGGAGGCCGGGTGGCTGGAGACGCTTCATGCCCGCCTGCTGTGCTCGGAACAGATCGCCATGGTTTCGGGGTGGGTGGGACTCCCGCCGGGGACCGGCGCGGCGGGGCAGGTGCTGCATTGGATCGAGTTCTCGTCGTTCCTGCCGGGGCTGGCTTCGGGAGATCGGGACGCCCTGTCCAGTTGCAATCTACTGGTCAGGAAGGCGGACCTGGCGGCTTGCGGGGGCTTCGACGAGGAAATGGGGATGGCGGAGGACTTGATGCTCTGCCGGAAGATCGGGCGGCGCGGGAGAGGACGGCTCTGTTTCGACGGGTCGACGGGGGTCTGGCACCCGAACGACGTCGCTTGGGACCGGGCCCGGGTTCATCTCGGACGCCTGGGGTATTGGAGTGGGCGATTTCGGACCCTGGAGCGCGTGCCGGGATCGTGGCTGCGGCATTGCCCGGCGCTGAGCCTGGCGCTTCCGCTGTGGCGGTTGCCGCGGATCATGGGGCGATTGTTCCTTATTAATAATATGGTGTGGACGGGCGCCCTGGCGCGGCTTCCCGGGTTGGCGGCGGGGCTGGCGGTCTGGGCGGGGGGATTCTACCGGGGTCTGCGGGAGGGCGGACGACGCCCCTCGCACCGGTTCTCCTGTTGA